One window from the genome of Salvia miltiorrhiza cultivar Shanhuang (shh) chromosome 7, IMPLAD_Smil_shh, whole genome shotgun sequence encodes:
- the LOC130994420 gene encoding uncharacterized protein LOC130994420 yields MATISTPTLPENQAVPSLSSLPAPMTNPATASGHPPSPVTQTLEVSKEVLNPAPISTIEHSADSPDKNPTKQGEPAKPSNKRKRKAAEAPKPKLKAVRRSNRIPTQPRVSKPGPPKMVLLDESEDDEPPAKHARKSGPTVETSTTADEEFAAPTEETTEPTVSSPVESLDTLLNEAEAEVAAEDPSDDNTPLTEVLTRLKRKEIREGKMKTTTSAAPITPEVTDSDEEDMEEEDVEPEDSDMEVSKAFKTFFCTAEAAKAWKNVKEMDCYSERNIEQDSFKMFNLVEFFKSRHLFKSVTEVEPFVKAVVQLVYSNLTADFGNLKSKKYGKVFYKNKIYTLTPSVINGILGTPDVKSTAVKNMDKVAKVITGGKVAKWLKPMKSSTLSYLHSALFKVMTLNWIVSTNSTVVTQQHGILLYCIGEGLPFNLGQVIFDQIAASSQLSGLPFPSLIFRALRSQGLTVGASVKREDIHEYALTSMLFSEGKVADLPWVNPVATPTVADTTMITIPKATLQALLQQIDELENSLL; encoded by the coding sequence ATGGCCACCATCTCCACACCCACGTTGCCGGAAAACCAAGCAGTTCCATCGTTGTCGTCCCTGCCTGCTCCGATGACAAACCCAGCAACAGCAAGTGGGCATCCTCCTTCACCAGTTACTCAAACACTGGAAGTCTCAAAAGAAGTGCTGAATCCGGCGCCCATCTCTACCATCGAGCACTCCGCCGACTCACCGGACAAAAATCCGACAAAGCAAGGGGAACCAGCCAAACCCTCAAATAAACGTAAAAGGAAGGCGGCCGAAGCCCCAAAGCCCAAGCTCAAGGCGGTTCGTCGGTCCAATCGCATTCCCACCCAACCTAGGGTTTCAAAGCCCGGACCTCCGAAAATGGTGCTACTCGACGAATCCGAAGACGATGAGCCCCCAGCCAAGCACGCACGCAAGTCTGGTCCGACGGTCGAAACCTCCACCACCGCTGATGAAGAATTTGCCGCTCCAACAGAGGAGACCACAGAACCAACGGTCTCTTCTCCAGTGGAATCTCTTGATACTCTGCTCAATGAGGCTGAAGCAGAGGTGGCAGCAGAAGATCCATCTGATGACAACACACCTCTTACAGAGGTGTTGACGAGGCTAAAGCGCAAAGAAATTCGTGAAGGAAAGATGAAAACTACCACCTCTGCTGCGCCCATCACACCAGAGGTCACAGACTCTGATGAAGAGGACATGGAGGAAGAGGACGTGGAACCTGAAGATTCTGATATGGAAGTAAGCAAAGCCTTCAAGACCTTCTTCTGCACTGCTGAGGCTGCAAAGGCGTGGAAAAATGTCAAAGAAATGGATTGCTACAGCGAGCGAAATATCGAGCAAGATTCTTTCAAGATGTTCAATCTTGTGGAGTTCTTTAAGTCTCGACACTTGTTCAAGTCAGTAACCGAGGTGGAGCCCTTTGTGAAAGCGGTGGTGCAACTTGTCTACAGCAATCTGACGGCAGATTTCGGAAATCTAAAGTCCAAGAAGTATGGGAAAGTCTTCTACAAGAACAAGATCTACACACTGACTCCTTCAGTCATCAATGGTATCCTTGGCACACCTGATGTTAAGAGCACAGCGGTGAAGAACATGGACAAAGTTGCCAAGGTCATCACTGGAGGGAAAGTGGCGAAGTGGCTTAAACCAATGAAGTCTTCCACCCTGTCGTACCTACACTCTGCTCTGTTCAAAGTCATGACTCTGAATTGGATAGTGTCAACAAACTCTACCGTCGTCACACAACAGCATGGCATACTTCTCTATTGCATTGGCGAAGGGTTGCCATTCAATCTGGGTCAGGTGATCTTCGATCAGATCGCTGCTTCATCACAATTATCTGGTTTGCCCTTTCCATCTTTGATTTTCAGGGCCCTTCGGAGTCAAGGCTTAACGGTTGGAGCATCCGTCAAGAGAGAAGACATCCATGAGTATGCTCTCACGAGTATGCTCTTCAGTGAAGGCAAAGTTGCAGATCTCCCCTGGGTCAATCCTGTTGCCACTCCCACTGTTGCGGACACTACCATGATAACAATCCCAAAGGCAACCTTGCAGGCCCTTTTGCAGCAGATCGACGAACTGGAGAACAGTCTTCTTTAA
- the LOC130994421 gene encoding uncharacterized protein LOC130994421: MATISTPTLPENQAVPSLSSLPAPMTNPATASGHPPSPVTQTLEVSKEVLNPAPISTIEHSADSPDKNPAKQGEPAKPSNKRKRKAAEAPKPKLKAVRRSNRIPTQPRVSKPGPPKMVLLDESEDDEPPAKHARKSGPTVETSTTADEESAAPTEETTEPTVSSPVESLDTLLNEAEAEVAAEDPSYDNTPLTEVLTRLKRKEIREGKMKTTTSAAPITPKVTDSDEEDMEEEDVEPEDSDMEVSKAFKTFFYTAEAAKAWKNVKEMDCYSERNIEQDSFKMFNLVEFFKSRHLFKSITEVEPFVKAVVQLVYSNLTTDFRNLKSKKYRKVFYKNKIYTLTPSVINGILGTPDVKSTAVKNMDKVAKVITGGKVAKWLKPMKSSTLSYLHSALFKVMTLNWIVSTNSTVVTQQHGILLYCIGEGLPFNLGQVIFDQIAASSQLSGLPFPSLIFRALRSQGLTVGASVKREDIHEYALTSMLFSEGKVADLPWVNPVATPTVADTTMITIPKATLQALLQQIDELENSLL, encoded by the coding sequence ATGGCCACCATCTCCACACCCACGTTGCCGGAAAACCAAGCAGTTCCATCGTTGTCGTCCCTGCCTGCTCCGATGACAAACCCAGCAACAGCAAGTGGGCATCCTCCTTCACCAGTTACTCAAACACTGGAAGTCTCAAAAGAAGTGCTGAATCCGGCGCCCATCTCTACCATCGAGCACTCCGCCGACTCACCGGACAAAAATCCGGCAAAGCAAGGGGAACCAGCCAAACCCTCAAATAAACGTAAAAGGAAGGCGGCCGAAGCCCCAAAGCCCAAGCTCAAGGCGGTTCGTCGGTCCAATCGCATTCCCACCCAACCTAGGGTTTCAAAGCCCGGACCTCCGAAAATGGTGCTACTCGACGAATCCGAAGACGATGAGCCCCCAGCCAAGCACGCACGCAAGTCTGGTCCGACGGTCGAAACCTCCACCACCGCTGATGAAGAGTCTGCCGCTCCAACAGAGGAGACCACAGAACCAACGGTCTCTTCTCCGGTGGAATCTCTTGATACTCTGCTCAATGAGGCTGAAGCAGAGGTGGCAGCAGAAGATCCATCTTATGACAACACACCTCTTACAGAGGTGTTGACGAGGCTAAAGCGCAAAGAAATTCGTGAAGGAAAGATGAAAACTACCACCTCTGCTGCGCCCATCACACCAAAGGTCACAGACTCTGATGAAGAGGACATGGAGGAAGAGGACGTGGAACCTGAAGATTCCGATATGGAAGTAAGCAAAGCCTTCAAGACCTTCTTCTACACTGCCGAGGCTGCAAAGGCGTGGAAAAATGTCAAAGAAATGGATTGCTACAGCGAGCGAAATATCGAGCAAGATTCTTTCAAGATGTTCAATCTTGTGGAGTTCTTTAAGTCTCGACACTTGTTCAAGTCAATAACCGAGGTGGAGCCCTTTGTGAAAGCGGTGGTGCAACTTGTCTACAGTAATCTGACGACAGATTTCAGAAATCTAAAGTCCAAGAAGTATCGGAAAGTCTTCTACAAGAACAAGATCTACACACTGACTCCTTCAGTCATCAATGGTATCCTTGGCACACCTGATGTTAAGAGCACAGCGGTGAAGAACATGGACAAAGTTGCCAAGGTCATCACTGGAGGGAAAGTGGCGAAGTGGCTTAAACCAATGAAGTCTTCCACCCTGTCGTACCTACACTCTGCTCTGTTCAAAGTCATGACTCTGAATTGGATAGTGTCAACAAACTCTACCGTCGTCACACAACAGCATGGCATACTTCTCTATTGCATTGGCGAAGGGTTGCCATTCAATCTGGGTCAGGTGATCTTCGATCAGATCGCTGCTTCATCACAATTATCTGGTTTGCCCTTTCCATCTTTGATTTTCAGGGCCCTTCGGAGTCAAGGCTTAACGGTTGGAGCATCCGTCAAGAGAGAAGACATCCATGAGTATGCTCTCACGAGTATGCTCTTCAGTGAAGGCAAAGTTGCAGATCTCCCCTGGGTCAATCCTGTTGCCACTCCCACTGTTGCGGACACTACCATGATAACAATCCCAAAGGCAACCTTGCAGGCCCTTTTGCAGCAGATCGACGAACTGGAGAACAGTCTTCTTTAA